From a region of the Burkholderia glumae LMG 2196 = ATCC 33617 genome:
- the gspI gene encoding type II secretion system minor pseudopilin GspI — translation MHRRALFFHRPTMTTRPVKPTSTRGGSCLGKSSEPGFTLIETLIALAIIAISFAAASRSIMMMVNSEDTLRVTTLAHYSADNELTEIRLREAWLPAGEKRYPCPQGNYLFICTRSVSYTIKRGIERIDISVSLPPKPHRYASMSSYFYDPIRDLGRINPDD, via the coding sequence ATGCATCGCCGGGCGTTATTTTTTCATCGGCCGACTATGACGACTCGACCTGTCAAGCCAACCAGCACCAGGGGGGGATCTTGCCTCGGCAAATCTTCGGAACCCGGATTCACCCTCATCGAGACGCTGATCGCACTCGCCATCATCGCCATCAGCTTTGCCGCGGCCTCGCGCTCGATCATGATGATGGTCAATTCCGAGGATACGCTCAGGGTGACGACGCTGGCGCATTACTCCGCGGACAATGAATTGACCGAAATAAGGCTGCGCGAGGCATGGCTGCCGGCCGGTGAAAAACGATATCCGTGCCCGCAAGGAAATTATCTCTTCATTTGCACCCGATCCGTTTCCTACACCATAAAACGCGGCATCGAAAGGATTGACATAAGCGTGTCGCTTCCTCCCAAGCCGCATCGTTATGCAAGCATGTCCTCTTATTTTTATGACCCGATTCGGGATTTAGGTCGCATCAATCCAGACGATTAA